Proteins encoded by one window of Musa acuminata AAA Group cultivar baxijiao chromosome BXJ2-9, Cavendish_Baxijiao_AAA, whole genome shotgun sequence:
- the LOC135623405 gene encoding uncharacterized protein LOC135623405 isoform X3, producing the protein MLLHKLRKFSFHGSSCCLGIQAETRSNSERTLMSSFWRDQSSRCWIRQWSSSSREMENDFGNFNSLDAHRPLCLTSVSKDMKVPLENKNNHPFINQAALAWNEMRQEWVGDQPKSCRRIPREPSISWCSTYDDLLSTSQPFPESIPLSEMVDFLVDIWNEEGLYD; encoded by the exons ATGCTCCTGCATAAGTTACGTAAATTTAGCTTCCATGGG AGCAGTTGTTGTTTGGGCATCCAAGCTGAAACCAGATCAAATTCAGAAAGAACACTgatgtcatccttttggagagatcAATCTTCAAGGTGTTGGATAAGGCAATGGTCATCAAGTTCAAGGGAAATGGAAAATGATTTTGGCAACTTTAACTCCCTTGATGCACACCGTCCTTTGTGCCTCACATCTGTTTCAAAGGACATGAAGGTTCCACTGGAAAATAAAAACAACCATCCCTTTATTAATCAAG CTGCTTTAGCTTGGAATGAGATGAGACAAGAATGGGTAGGAGACCAACCAAAAAGTTGCCGCAGAATACCAAGGGAACCATCAATAAG CTGGTGCTCAACATATGATGACTTGCTATCGACAAGCCAACCTTTTCCAGAGTCAATTCCATTATCT GAAATGGTAGATTTTTTGGTTGATATTTGGAACGAAGAAGGGCTTTATGACTAG
- the LOC135623405 gene encoding uncharacterized protein LOC135623405 isoform X2: MLLHKLRKFSFHGFVQSSCCLGIQAETRSNSERTLMSSFWRDQSSRCWIRQWSSSSREMENDFGNFNSLDAHRPLCLTSVSKDMKVPLENKNNHPFINQAALAWNEMRQEWVGDQPKSCRRIPREPSISWCSTYDDLLSTSQPFPESIPLSEMVDFLVDIWNEEGLYD; encoded by the exons ATGCTCCTGCATAAGTTACGTAAATTTAGCTTCCATGGG TTTGTGCAGAGCAGTTGTTGTTTGGGCATCCAAGCTGAAACCAGATCAAATTCAGAAAGAACACTgatgtcatccttttggagagatcAATCTTCAAGGTGTTGGATAAGGCAATGGTCATCAAGTTCAAGGGAAATGGAAAATGATTTTGGCAACTTTAACTCCCTTGATGCACACCGTCCTTTGTGCCTCACATCTGTTTCAAAGGACATGAAGGTTCCACTGGAAAATAAAAACAACCATCCCTTTATTAATCAAG CTGCTTTAGCTTGGAATGAGATGAGACAAGAATGGGTAGGAGACCAACCAAAAAGTTGCCGCAGAATACCAAGGGAACCATCAATAAG CTGGTGCTCAACATATGATGACTTGCTATCGACAAGCCAACCTTTTCCAGAGTCAATTCCATTATCT GAAATGGTAGATTTTTTGGTTGATATTTGGAACGAAGAAGGGCTTTATGACTAG
- the LOC135623405 gene encoding uncharacterized protein LOC135623405 isoform X1, translating to MSCHGGVILIDECSCISYVNLASMGCCLGIQAETRSNSERTLMSSFWRDQSSRCWIRQWSSSSREMENDFGNFNSLDAHRPLCLTSVSKDMKVPLENKNNHPFINQAALAWNEMRQEWVGDQPKSCRRIPREPSISWCSTYDDLLSTSQPFPESIPLSEMVDFLVDIWNEEGLYD from the exons ATGAGCTGTCATGGAGGCGTGATATTGATAGATGAATGCTCCTGCATAAGTTACGTAAATTTAGCTTCCATGGG TTGTTGTTTGGGCATCCAAGCTGAAACCAGATCAAATTCAGAAAGAACACTgatgtcatccttttggagagatcAATCTTCAAGGTGTTGGATAAGGCAATGGTCATCAAGTTCAAGGGAAATGGAAAATGATTTTGGCAACTTTAACTCCCTTGATGCACACCGTCCTTTGTGCCTCACATCTGTTTCAAAGGACATGAAGGTTCCACTGGAAAATAAAAACAACCATCCCTTTATTAATCAAG CTGCTTTAGCTTGGAATGAGATGAGACAAGAATGGGTAGGAGACCAACCAAAAAGTTGCCGCAGAATACCAAGGGAACCATCAATAAG CTGGTGCTCAACATATGATGACTTGCTATCGACAAGCCAACCTTTTCCAGAGTCAATTCCATTATCT GAAATGGTAGATTTTTTGGTTGATATTTGGAACGAAGAAGGGCTTTATGACTAG